One part of the Saprospiraceae bacterium genome encodes these proteins:
- a CDS encoding YceI family protein, producing MKRIYVVLFSVFVIASGNSQKYFSKNAIVRFHSESKVEKIEALNTTASTVFDKSTGKVEFAALNNAFVFEKALMQEHFNENYMESTKYPKTIFKGKVLDADKLDLTKPGVSKVTVEGDMTMHGVTKPVTAMGQITVDAKGVHVESKFKVKCSDFNIEIPSVVKNSISNDIDVSVKIDYNLLNK from the coding sequence ATGAAAAGGATTTATGTGGTTTTATTCAGTGTGTTTGTTATCGCTTCGGGAAATAGTCAGAAGTATTTTTCAAAAAATGCTATTGTGCGTTTTCATTCAGAGTCTAAAGTTGAAAAAATAGAAGCTTTGAATACAACTGCTTCAACCGTTTTTGATAAAAGTACCGGAAAGGTAGAATTTGCCGCACTCAACAATGCATTCGTTTTTGAGAAAGCATTAATGCAAGAACATTTTAATGAAAATTATATGGAGTCAACTAAGTATCCAAAAACTATTTTTAAAGGAAAAGTACTGGATGCTGACAAATTGGATTTGACAAAACCAGGGGTATCAAAAGTTACTGTTGAAGGAGATATGACCATGCATGGTGTAACAAAGCCGGTAACAGCGATGGGTCAAATTACGGTAGATGCTAAAGGGGTTCATGTGGAATCAAAATTCAAAGTAAAATGCAGTGATTTTAATATTGAAATACCATCTGTTGTAAAAAATAGTATTTCAAATGATATAGATGTTTCTGTGAAGATAGATTATAATTTATTAAATAAATAG
- a CDS encoding phosphatase PAP2 family protein — protein MKTIHSLSYLFIICLVFITACDEDIPTYVSYNPYAWANSDDKAGDWKPILLTSNEQIPIATPNDVTSDLYKAELASLKSATAAVSAAQKESVEYWTNNPVIRWNEIARELAAKYNLAPAPNADNSYPAPNAATPDKYPFFPFAHPPYSCRAFAYLAVAQFDALISTWHYKYKFNRAEPVTTDASIAQLFPKSNLPSYPSDGAAIASVSQAMLTALFPLEKDYLSKKGDECRNSFLWAGANVQSDIDAGKLLGEEIAKVALARAKTDGMGAAQTPRPISDSLKQLAFNTFGWSWTNQETPPRPVGITPYFGKVKTWAVPDVKTIRPPVPPKPGSPEFITAANELKDISENISEDQRKIANWWADGLGTYTPPGHWNRFACDQIIKNKVNPVRSARTLAYLNMAIMDAGVACWDAKYFYHYPRPIEGIPGLKTILGTPNFPSYTSGHSSFSSAAAEILNHLYPSDAALFNSYAKEASESRIIAGIHYRFDCEAGLVQGKAVANFVLNIAKVDGAE, from the coding sequence ATGAAAACAATACATTCACTAAGCTATCTATTTATAATTTGTTTGGTATTTATCACTGCATGTGATGAAGATATTCCAACGTATGTTTCATATAATCCCTATGCATGGGCAAATTCAGACGATAAAGCGGGAGATTGGAAGCCTATTTTATTGACAAGTAATGAACAAATTCCAATTGCTACACCAAATGATGTTACATCTGATCTATATAAAGCAGAATTAGCAAGCTTAAAATCAGCAACTGCTGCTGTAAGTGCAGCTCAAAAAGAAAGTGTAGAATACTGGACCAATAATCCAGTTATTCGGTGGAATGAAATCGCAAGAGAATTGGCTGCAAAATATAATTTAGCACCAGCTCCAAATGCAGATAATTCATATCCTGCACCAAATGCAGCCACACCAGACAAGTATCCATTTTTTCCATTTGCACATCCACCTTATTCATGTAGAGCGTTTGCATATCTTGCGGTAGCACAATTTGATGCTTTGATTTCAACCTGGCATTATAAATATAAATTTAATCGTGCGGAACCAGTCACTACGGATGCAAGTATAGCACAGTTATTTCCTAAATCAAATCTGCCATCTTATCCTTCTGACGGTGCAGCAATAGCTTCGGTTTCTCAAGCAATGTTAACCGCTTTATTTCCTTTAGAAAAAGATTATTTATCTAAAAAAGGAGATGAATGCAGAAACAGTTTTCTTTGGGCAGGAGCAAATGTTCAAAGTGATATTGATGCAGGTAAATTATTAGGAGAGGAAATTGCTAAAGTTGCACTTGCCAGAGCAAAAACAGATGGAATGGGAGCAGCACAAACACCAAGACCCATTTCCGATTCTTTAAAACAACTCGCATTTAATACTTTTGGATGGTCCTGGACAAATCAGGAAACACCACCACGGCCAGTAGGAATTACACCCTATTTTGGAAAAGTAAAAACATGGGCTGTACCTGATGTAAAGACAATTCGGCCTCCAGTGCCACCAAAACCTGGTTCCCCGGAATTCATTACAGCAGCCAATGAGTTGAAGGATATCTCAGAAAACATTTCAGAAGATCAAAGAAAAATTGCAAACTGGTGGGCAGATGGATTAGGAACGTATACACCTCCGGGCCATTGGAATCGATTTGCATGTGATCAAATTATAAAAAATAAAGTGAATCCAGTGCGCAGTGCAAGGACCTTAGCATATTTAAATATGGCTATTATGGATGCAGGCGTTGCATGTTGGGATGCAAAATATTTTTATCATTATCCAAGACCAATTGAAGGAATTCCTGGTTTGAAAACAATATTAGGGACTCCTAATTTTCCAAGTTATACATCAGGCCACTCCAGCTTTTCATCTGCTGCTGCGGAAATACTTAACCATTTATACCCTTCAGATGCAGCATTATTTAATTCCTACGCAAAGGAAGCATCTGAATCCAGAATTATTGCTGGCATCCATTATCGATTTGACTGCGAAGCAGGATTGGTGCAAGGTAAAGCGGTTGCAAATTTTGTATTGAATATTGCAAAAGTGGATGGTGCAGAATAA
- a CDS encoding GNAT family N-acetyltransferase, whose protein sequence is MNYLIKHFKDLDTLELYSLLQLRIEVFVLEQNCPYQDLDGKDLECFHVMAYDNNILIGCTRLVPPGVSYDGYASIGRVVSHPDYRLMGVGRMIMAESIRQSELLFPGYNIKISAQCYLIPFYESFYFEIIGAEYLEDNIPHQAMIRHVIQFGQN, encoded by the coding sequence ATGAATTATTTAATTAAGCATTTTAAAGATCTTGATACGCTGGAGTTGTATTCCTTATTACAATTGCGTATCGAAGTCTTTGTTTTAGAACAAAACTGCCCATATCAGGATTTGGATGGAAAGGATTTAGAGTGCTTTCATGTAATGGCATATGATAATAATATTTTGATTGGTTGTACGCGGCTGGTTCCACCTGGTGTTTCCTATGATGGTTATGCTTCCATAGGTAGAGTCGTTTCGCACCCTGATTATCGTCTAATGGGTGTCGGCCGAATGATTATGGCTGAAAGTATTCGTCAAAGTGAATTGCTTTTTCCTGGATATAATATTAAAATTTCTGCTCAATGCTATTTGATTCCTTTTTACGAATCTTTTTATTTTGAAATCATAGGGGCAGAATACTTAGAAGATAATATCCCACATCAAGCAATGATTAGACATGTAATACAGTTCGGGCAGAATTAA
- a CDS encoding DEAD/DEAH box helicase yields the protein METISRPRKTSQRHFSTRPSESTRFAKKRKPLPKELDSSNFIKKAIPLEESKYEATRTIKDLPVDAAIITNLLKKGYEFPTEIQDRSIEAIQAGRDFLGLAKTGTGKTAAFLIPIVHALLDQKPAFQVLIISPTRELAMQIEQEYRSLTTGLKLFSTCLIGGTSVDKDIQRLKRPTHLIIGTPGRITDMVRQRSLDLSCFSVLVLDEFDRLLDMGFSNDIQKLVGGMKNRKQTILFSATEEKGQRQLIDRLLRNPVEVKLNIGNASGDHIEQEIIQIKQGETKMEVLLKMVRDTSFEKVLVFAETKQWVKKVCHNLRHAGIKADEIHGNKSQNYRIKALESFKNQKIQVLVATDVAARGLDIVDVSHVINFQQPKNLDSYIHRIGRTGRAGKSGKAYTFVN from the coding sequence ATGGAAACCATTAGTAGACCACGTAAGACCAGTCAAAGACATTTTTCTACAAGACCCTCTGAAAGCACTCGATTTGCAAAAAAAAGAAAACCGCTTCCGAAAGAACTTGATTCAAGTAATTTTATAAAGAAAGCCATTCCTTTAGAAGAAAGTAAATACGAAGCTACCCGGACAATTAAAGATCTGCCAGTAGATGCAGCGATCATCACAAATCTTTTGAAAAAAGGATATGAATTTCCTACAGAGATTCAAGACCGTTCGATTGAAGCAATTCAGGCGGGAAGAGATTTTTTAGGACTTGCCAAAACCGGAACCGGTAAAACAGCAGCCTTTTTAATTCCAATAGTTCATGCCTTATTAGATCAAAAACCTGCTTTTCAGGTATTGATTATTTCTCCAACTCGTGAATTGGCAATGCAAATTGAGCAAGAATACAGGAGTTTAACAACCGGTTTAAAATTATTTAGCACCTGCCTTATTGGAGGCACCAGTGTCGATAAAGATATTCAACGATTAAAACGACCAACCCATTTAATTATTGGGACTCCAGGACGGATTACAGATATGGTTAGACAGCGGTCTTTAGATCTATCTTGTTTTTCAGTTTTGGTTTTGGATGAATTTGATAGATTATTGGATATGGGATTTTCAAATGATATTCAAAAATTGGTTGGCGGCATGAAAAATCGCAAACAAACGATTTTATTCTCAGCAACTGAAGAAAAAGGCCAAAGACAATTAATAGATCGCTTGTTAAGAAATCCAGTGGAGGTAAAATTAAATATTGGAAATGCCAGTGGAGATCATATTGAACAAGAGATTATCCAAATTAAACAGGGAGAAACTAAAATGGAAGTCTTATTAAAAATGGTAAGGGATACCTCCTTTGAAAAAGTTTTAGTATTTGCAGAAACAAAACAATGGGTGAAAAAAGTTTGCCACAACCTTCGTCATGCAGGAATTAAAGCAGATGAAATTCATGGTAATAAATCCCAAAATTACCGGATTAAAGCGCTTGAATCCTTCAAAAATCAAAAAATTCAGGTCCTGGTTGCTACCGATGTAGCCGCAAGAGGCTTGGATATTGTGGATGTATCGCATGTAATCAATTTTCAACAGCCTAAAAATCTCGATAGCTATATCCACCGGATTGGCAGAACAGGTCGTGCTGGAAAAAGTGGAAAAGCATATACTTTTGTGAACTAA
- a CDS encoding response regulator transcription factor — MKVIILEDEKLASSRLIRMLKELRPELEILAELGSLLEADQFFENHISHATDVLFFDIQLGDGLSFELFERFKIEGVIIFTTAYDQYALKAIKVKAFDYLLKPIKINELESILERIDDLLLKTFETTEKISKNEDFPLRFLVKIGRSLKIVTIDEVAYFYSDHKMSLIFTWNGKKYPIDQSLNRIEEILPQDLFFRLNRKLIVHLKAIDEMQVYSKSRIKINLKPPIDEEVLVSTEKASLFKRWLGGEIPGFD; from the coding sequence ATGAAGGTAATTATTTTAGAAGATGAGAAATTAGCATCTAGTAGATTGATCAGGATGTTAAAAGAGCTTCGGCCAGAGCTTGAGATTTTAGCAGAACTGGGAAGTTTATTGGAAGCAGATCAATTTTTTGAAAATCATATTAGCCATGCAACGGATGTATTATTTTTCGATATTCAGTTAGGAGATGGATTAAGTTTTGAGCTTTTTGAACGATTTAAAATTGAGGGCGTGATCATTTTTACCACAGCATATGATCAATATGCCTTAAAAGCGATCAAAGTAAAAGCTTTTGATTACTTACTAAAGCCTATAAAAATAAATGAATTAGAAAGCATTTTGGAGCGAATAGATGATTTGTTATTAAAAACCTTTGAGACAACAGAGAAAATCTCAAAAAATGAGGATTTTCCATTGCGCTTTTTGGTCAAAATCGGGAGATCGTTAAAGATAGTTACTATAGATGAAGTGGCTTATTTCTATTCAGACCATAAGATGAGTTTAATTTTCACCTGGAATGGTAAAAAATACCCTATAGACCAATCACTGAATCGCATAGAAGAGATTTTACCGCAAGATTTATTTTTTAGATTAAACAGGAAGCTGATTGTACATCTTAAAGCAATTGATGAAATGCAGGTTTATTCAAAATCCAGAATTAAAATAAATCTAAAGCCCCCAATTGACGAAGAAGTTTTGGTAAGTACTGAAAAAGCTTCGCTTTTTAAGCGTTGGCTTGGCGGCGAAATACCAGGATTCGATTAG
- a CDS encoding protein-L-isoaspartate(D-aspartate) O-methyltransferase: MVDSYRHKGLRAQLVAELVKSGIKDEFVLRAIQAVPRHLFLDKAFEEWAYKDTAFPIDCEQTISQPYTVAFQTSLLHLKAREKVLEIGLGSGYQACVLSEMGAKVYSIERHKHLHNQTAERLKSIGYTSIRTFYGDGFKGLPRFAPFDKILITAAAPEVPAELIKQLKVGGILVIPLNVGSLQKMIRITKLEDETLKKEQFGDFRFVPMLKGTE, encoded by the coding sequence ATGGTAGATAGTTATAGACATAAAGGACTCCGGGCACAATTAGTTGCAGAATTGGTTAAAAGCGGAATTAAAGATGAATTTGTGTTGCGAGCGATCCAAGCCGTCCCCAGACATTTATTTTTGGATAAAGCCTTTGAGGAATGGGCTTATAAGGATACTGCTTTTCCAATTGATTGCGAACAAACGATCTCTCAACCCTATACGGTTGCTTTTCAAACTTCCTTATTGCATTTAAAAGCTAGAGAGAAAGTTTTGGAAATTGGCTTAGGCTCCGGATATCAAGCCTGTGTATTATCAGAAATGGGAGCTAAAGTATATTCCATTGAAAGACACAAACATTTACACAATCAAACTGCGGAGCGTCTAAAGAGCATTGGGTATACGAGTATAAGGACGTTTTATGGGGATGGATTTAAAGGCTTGCCAAGATTTGCCCCTTTCGATAAAATCCTGATTACTGCGGCAGCACCTGAAGTGCCCGCTGAATTAATTAAACAATTAAAAGTAGGGGGTATTTTGGTTATACCACTGAATGTGGGTAGCCTTCAAAAAATGATTCGGATTACTAAACTGGAGGATGAAACGTTGAAAAAAGAGCAATTTGGTGATTTTAGATTTGTGCCAATGCTTAAGGGAACAGAATAA
- a CDS encoding cold shock domain-containing protein, producing the protein MSEGTVKFFNSSKGFGFIKPNDSNEDIFVHQSGLIHQIKENDKVSFKIERGKKGLNAVDVEVIS; encoded by the coding sequence ATGAGTGAAGGAACTGTAAAGTTTTTTAATTCCTCCAAAGGATTCGGTTTCATTAAACCAAATGATTCAAATGAAGACATTTTTGTCCACCAAAGTGGATTAATTCACCAAATCAAAGAAAATGATAAGGTAAGTTTCAAAATTGAGAGAGGAAAAAAAGGTTTGAATGCAGTTGATGTAGAAGTTATAAGCTAG
- a CDS encoding transporter — translation MNYLRNYYFKISHIYLLFGIFITAIPILKAQTPSDAIMMEGKRICIAATFGQDKFDEYWEGTLLRKNGNFGTLTRNSYGLMVAAGITNRINLIASLPYITTEPSGGQMKGASGIQDLGLWAKVEAIKKQLGPGAFTTHVVLGFTTPMSNYLPDYAPFNLGLGCAEGQGRLALQYLFDLGIYARLTTAYLLRGTSTIERNYYYTSEGYYSNEVDVPNATHLTGTLGCWFFDKSLKVEGSYEQFNTLKGHDIRRQDAGFISNKMEASSIQFGAQYYTKAINGLGVLVNYSQTLEGRNVGKNSGFLVGITYQFSISKSNNSQQ, via the coding sequence ATGAACTATTTACGAAACTATTATTTTAAGATCTCGCATATTTATTTACTTTTTGGAATATTCATTACTGCAATTCCAATACTAAAAGCACAAACACCATCCGATGCTATTATGATGGAAGGTAAGCGTATTTGTATCGCTGCAACCTTTGGTCAGGATAAATTTGATGAATACTGGGAAGGAACCCTTCTGCGAAAAAATGGAAATTTTGGCACCTTAACTCGCAATAGTTATGGACTTATGGTAGCTGCAGGAATTACAAATCGAATTAATTTAATTGCAAGCTTGCCATATATTACAACGGAACCTTCCGGAGGTCAAATGAAAGGGGCTTCAGGAATTCAAGATCTTGGATTATGGGCAAAAGTGGAAGCCATAAAAAAGCAGCTTGGACCGGGTGCATTTACGACCCATGTTGTCTTAGGATTTACGACTCCTATGTCCAATTATTTACCCGATTATGCACCTTTTAATTTGGGTTTAGGTTGTGCAGAAGGTCAAGGTCGTCTTGCGCTCCAATATTTGTTTGATTTAGGTATTTATGCCAGGCTAACAACTGCGTATTTATTGCGTGGAACTTCAACTATTGAAAGAAACTATTATTACACATCTGAAGGGTATTATTCCAATGAAGTGGATGTTCCAAATGCTACGCATTTAACCGGGACTTTAGGTTGTTGGTTTTTTGATAAAAGTCTTAAAGTTGAAGGTTCTTATGAACAATTTAATACATTAAAAGGACACGATATTCGAAGACAAGACGCAGGATTTATTTCCAATAAAATGGAAGCGAGTTCCATTCAATTTGGAGCACAATATTATACCAAAGCAATTAACGGACTAGGCGTTCTTGTAAACTATTCTCAAACTCTTGAAGGCAGAAATGTAGGTAAGAATTCAGGCTTTTTAGTCGGCATTACATATCAATTTAGTATTTCAAAATCTAATAACTCACAACAATGA
- a CDS encoding phosphoglucomutase/phosphomannomutase family protein yields the protein MYTIKFGTDGWRAILAKDYTVENVRRVAAGTSRWLQSKKLKKVVIGYDCRFGGAMFQEEIASLLAQDGIECLIGNQFVSTPMVSYGVVNHKADLGIVITASHNPPSYNGYKLKSAYGGPTIPKEIAALEALIPAIAPLQETSYQELINLAKIRFVDLEAEYIQHIKNNFELEKINSSSLIAYDAMYGAGQNAMTKLFPEIKFFHCEYNPGFNNTPPEPIAKNLIEISQFIKTNPGKYIGIATDGDADRLAMFDDHGNLIDSHHILLLLLHYLAGYKKYTGKVVVSFSVTNKLKNLADYYGLECIVTKIGFKYIAEYMITEDVLVAGEESGGLAIKGHIPERDGIWIALTILQFMGETGKSINQLIEEIYNLVGSFSYDRLDLHLTEHQIELVKIKLQSEIQTWGTYKTQLSESLDGYKYYFENDAWLLIRTSGTEPVLRIYAQGNTADEVLEILNSARTVLHV from the coding sequence ATGTATACAATTAAATTTGGAACTGACGGCTGGCGCGCCATACTTGCCAAAGACTACACCGTAGAAAATGTACGCAGAGTTGCTGCTGGAACTTCTCGTTGGCTACAATCAAAAAAATTAAAAAAAGTGGTCATTGGTTATGATTGCCGTTTTGGAGGTGCCATGTTCCAAGAGGAAATTGCTTCTTTACTTGCACAAGATGGAATTGAATGTTTAATAGGGAATCAGTTTGTGAGTACGCCAATGGTTTCCTATGGTGTTGTAAATCATAAAGCTGATTTAGGAATTGTTATTACGGCCAGTCACAATCCACCTTCTTATAATGGGTATAAATTAAAATCGGCCTACGGAGGTCCGACAATACCAAAAGAAATTGCAGCATTAGAAGCATTGATTCCAGCGATTGCACCGCTTCAAGAAACAAGTTATCAAGAACTTATTAATCTTGCTAAAATCCGTTTTGTAGATCTTGAAGCAGAATATATTCAACATATCAAAAATAATTTTGAACTTGAAAAAATAAATTCCAGTTCTTTAATTGCTTATGATGCAATGTACGGAGCAGGTCAGAACGCAATGACAAAATTGTTTCCGGAAATAAAATTTTTTCATTGTGAATACAATCCAGGTTTTAATAATACACCACCAGAACCGATTGCAAAAAATCTTATTGAAATCAGTCAGTTTATTAAAACGAATCCAGGCAAATACATTGGTATTGCCACAGATGGAGATGCTGATCGCCTAGCTATGTTTGACGATCATGGTAATTTAATTGACTCCCATCATATCCTTTTGTTACTATTGCATTACCTGGCTGGTTATAAAAAATATACGGGTAAAGTAGTGGTCAGTTTTTCAGTTACTAATAAATTAAAAAACCTGGCAGACTATTATGGATTAGAATGCATTGTAACAAAAATAGGATTTAAATATATCGCCGAATACATGATTACTGAAGATGTGCTGGTAGCCGGTGAAGAGTCGGGTGGGCTAGCAATCAAAGGGCATATTCCAGAACGCGATGGGATCTGGATTGCTTTAACGATTCTTCAGTTTATGGGAGAAACTGGCAAGTCGATAAACCAGCTAATAGAAGAAATTTACAATCTTGTAGGATCCTTTTCTTATGATCGCCTGGATTTACATTTAACAGAACATCAAATTGAGCTTGTAAAAATTAAATTACAATCTGAAATTCAAACCTGGGGAACTTATAAAACTCAACTATCTGAATCCTTAGATGGATATAAATATTACTTTGAAAATGATGCCTGGCTTTTGATTCGAACTTCCGGAACTGAACCGGTTCTAAGAATATATGCCCAAGGGAATACCGCTGATGAAGTTTTAGAAATCCTTAATTCTGCCCGAACTGTATTACATGTCTAA
- a CDS encoding glucose-1-phosphate thymidylyltransferase has protein sequence MKAIIPVAGAGTKLRPLTYTQPKPLIPVAGKPIIGYILDQLIAAGIEEYVFILGYLGEKIKEFLEDSYPNIRKQYIIQGERLGLGQAIYMCKDILQNEQEVLIQLGDTILDIDISVFQHSSYNTLAVRKVTDPREFGVVELNEQGLITRLVEKPQIPVSNLAIVGLYLIKEWGKLLNCLETNIRNGRKTRGAFHLTDGLMCMLENQSRFEVMEVKNWYDCGKKEILLSTNATMLARRNQNPIPQAYDQSIFIPPVSIGNNCQIKHSIIGPNVSIGDHSQISNSILKDAIIGNFTSLEDVVLQHSIIGNDAVIKGRFQSFNIGDNTEIDMI, from the coding sequence ATGAAAGCCATTATTCCAGTTGCCGGTGCAGGTACTAAACTGCGGCCACTCACCTATACACAGCCTAAACCTTTAATACCGGTTGCAGGAAAGCCTATTATTGGTTATATTTTAGATCAATTAATTGCAGCTGGAATAGAAGAATATGTATTTATTTTAGGCTATTTGGGTGAAAAAATAAAAGAATTTTTAGAAGATTCATATCCAAATATTCGAAAACAATACATCATTCAAGGTGAACGACTTGGTCTTGGACAAGCCATTTACATGTGTAAAGATATCCTGCAAAATGAACAAGAGGTATTAATTCAATTGGGAGATACGATCTTGGACATTGACATTTCTGTGTTTCAACATTCCAGTTATAATACATTAGCAGTCAGGAAAGTTACCGATCCTAGAGAATTTGGAGTCGTTGAACTCAATGAGCAAGGATTAATAACAAGATTAGTAGAAAAGCCACAGATTCCGGTATCAAATCTTGCGATTGTCGGGCTTTATCTTATTAAAGAATGGGGCAAACTATTAAATTGCCTGGAAACAAATATCCGAAATGGAAGAAAAACCAGAGGTGCTTTTCACCTTACAGATGGTTTGATGTGTATGCTTGAAAACCAAAGCCGATTTGAGGTTATGGAAGTAAAAAACTGGTATGACTGCGGGAAAAAAGAAATCCTCCTTTCTACCAATGCAACGATGTTAGCCCGAAGAAATCAAAACCCAATACCACAAGCTTATGATCAAAGCATTTTTATTCCACCAGTGAGTATTGGAAATAATTGCCAGATAAAGCATTCTATCATTGGTCCTAATGTTTCCATCGGTGATCATAGTCAGATTTCAAATTCAATCTTAAAAGATGCTATTATTGGCAATTTTACCAGCCTGGAGGACGTTGTATTACAACACTCAATTATTGGCAATGATGCGGTTATAAAAGGCCGATTTCAAAGTTTTAATATTGGGGATAATACAGAAATTGATATGATTTAA